The following are from one region of the Coffea eugenioides isolate CCC68of chromosome 2, Ceug_1.0, whole genome shotgun sequence genome:
- the LOC113757412 gene encoding uncharacterized protein LOC113757412, whose translation MGYCTVWRKWIWSCLSSVTYSFNINGVPKEFAEDDKRMSGMKISRNGPSLTHLFFADDSLVFCKADREEANELCQILRKYEKGSGQVINMEKSSVFFSSNVSHQNKGEIRRSLGTIQVATQEKYLGLPMVITRSKQQVFGYIKDSISRRMNSWKNRLLSQGGKEVLLKSVSMAMPVYTMSCFKLPNKLCKEVTSIFANYWWGESEGRNKLHWCSWGRLARDKKEGGLGFRELQNFNKALLAKQVWRVISKPNLLVSKVLRAKYFYKESIFKCKIPKCASWIWQSLMNVRDFVRKGTRRKIGNGKVTNIWEDNWIPGNKDGKVTTAMPQSCNIRKVEELISGFRWRIPLVSRIFNRKDAKEILDIPISIAGREDSNYWLHSSSGTYTVNSGYKALCQETSQHKGRRDNEAGTSSANSNEKQWKWLWKLKVKSKIKHFIWRSLNGLLPVNDLVFKRIHQGDPICDGCGEQEESIEHLLFQCSRAQEVWKMAPIQWDGLTEQTRNILVWWNSMLEATNRIEGREHVELTEWQKQASAWREEKSTPVEAERDRETAETDEGGRDEMQIRLSTHVQEQTNRVGTGIIATNSNHQLVSAWALTDRYAGSHLQTSAEAVKMAIIKARQLQWQKITVHLLSPQLLKMITNGLAKDIKMATLTDDINSFRALFQKCSFCLDRNLDSRCEWISDYALGISQDEKWINPQCVYHICRELVEPLLI comes from the exons ATGGGCTACTGCACAGTCTGGAGGAAATGGATATGGAGCTGCCTCTCATCAGTTACATACTCCTTCAACATAAATGGAGTACCAAAGGAGTTT GCTGAAGATGATAAAAGGATGTCAGGGATGAAGATAAGCAGGAATGGTCCAAGCTTGACCCATTTATTTTTTGCTGACGACTCACTGGTCTTCTGTAAAGCTGACAGAGAGGAAGCTAACGAACTCTGTCAAATTCTTAGGAAGTATGAGAAGGGATCAGGCCAAGTTATAAATATGGAAAAGTCCTCAGTTTTTTTCAGTAGCAATgtgagccatcagaataaagGGGAAATAAGACGAAGCCTAGGCACAATTCAGGTggctactcaagaaaaatatttgGGACTACCTATGGTGATTACAAGATCCAAACAACAAGTTTTTGGTTACATAAAGGATAGTATTAGCAGAAGAATGAATAGCTGGAAGAACAGGTTGCTTAGCCAAGGGGGGAAGGAAGTATTATTGAAGTCAGTCTCTATGGCGATGCCAGTTTACACAATGTCCTGCTTTAAACTCCCTAACAAACTGTGTAAAGAAGTGACATCCATCTTTGCTAATTACTGGTGGGGAGAATCTGAAGGAAGAAATAAGTTGCATTGGTGTTCATGGGGGAGATTGGCTAGAGATAAAAAAGAGGGAGGCTTGGGCTTCAGGGAGTTGCAGAATTTCAACAAAGCCTTGCTGGCTAAACAGGTATGGAGGGTAATTTCCAAACCAAACCTCTTAGTCAGTAAGGTCTTGAGGGCCAAGTATTTTTATAAGGAATCAATCTTTAAGTGTAAAATCCCTAAGTGTGCTTCTTGGATCTGGCAAAGCCTGATGAATGTGAGGGATTTTGTGCGAAAAGGAACCAGAAGGAAGATAGGTAATGGCAAAGTAACAAATATCTGGGAGGATAATTGGATCCCTGGAAATAAGGATGGGAAAGTCACCACTGCGATGCCTCAGAGTTGCAATATCAGAAAGGTAGAAGAGCTGATCAGTGGCTTTAGATGGAGGATACCATTAGTGAGTCGGATTTTCAACAGGAAGGATGCGAAAGAAATTCTTGATATTCCTATCAGTATTGCAGGAAGGGAGGACAGCAATTATTGGTTACATAGTAGCAGTGGTACCTACACGGTCAATTCAGGATATAAAGCTCTATGTCAGGAAACATCTCAACACAAGGGAAGGAGAGATAATGAGGCAGGAACAAGCTCAGCAAACTCTAATGAAAAGCAATGGAAGTGGCTGTGGAAGCTAAAGgtcaaaagcaagattaaacaTTTCATTTGGAGGAGTCTAAATGGCCTTTTACCAGTTAATGACCTGGTGTTTAAAAGAATACACCAGGGGGATCCAATTTGTGATGGCTGTGGTGAACAGGAAGAGTCAATTGAACATTTGCTCTTTCAATGTAGCAGAGCCCAAGAAGTGTGGAAGATGGCCCCAATTCAATGGGATGGATTAACGGAACAGACAAGGAACATATTAGTATGGTGGAATTCTATGCTGGAAGCAACAAACAGGATAGAAGGAAGGGAACATGTTGAGCTAACT GAATGGCAAAAGCAAGCATCAGCTTGGAGGGAGGAGAAATCGACACCTGTGGAAGCTGAAAGAGACAGAGAGACTGCAGAAACAGATGAGGGTGGAAGGGATGAAATGCAGATCAGATTATCAACTCATGTGCAAGAACAAACCAATAGAGTTGGGACTGGGATTATAGCAACTAATTCCAACCATCAGTTGGTGTCTGCTTGGGCATTGACTGATAGGTACGCAGGAAGCCATTTGCAGACAAGTGCGGAAGCTGTGAAGATGGCCATCATAAAGGCTAGACAGCTGCAATGGCAGAAAATTACAGTCCATCTCCTCAGCCCTCAGCTTTTGAAAATGATTACAAATGGGTTGGCCAAAGATATCAAAATGGCAACTTTGACTGATGATATTAATAGCTTCAGAGCTTTATTCCAGAAATGCTCCTTTTGTTTAGATAGAAATCTAGATTCTAGATGTGAATGGATTAGTGATTATGCTTTAGGCATATCTCAAGATGAGAAATGGATCAATCCTCAGTGTGTCTACCACATTTGTAGAGAACTAGTTGAGCCTTTGCTCATATAA
- the LOC113761145 gene encoding CBL-interacting serine/threonine-protein kinase 20 encodes MEKKGTILMQKYELGRLLGQGTFAKVYHARNIKTGLSVAVKIIDKEKVMKVGLIDQIKREISVMSLVKHSNVVQLYEVMASKTKIYFAMEFVKGGELFNKVAKGRLKEDAARKYFQQLIAAVDFCHSRGVYHRDLKPENLLLDENGNLKVSDFGLSALHESRRQDGLLHTTCGTPAYVAPEVINKKGYDGEKADIWSCGVILFVLLAGYLPFHDTNLMDMYKKISRGEFKCPQWFPPEVKKLMSRILDPNPCTRMPLSKIMENSWFKKGFKQIAIPIPDLDGADWEEFESPRGVLDIHDVCKSDSEGIHQHKEEVITRTMKPTCLNAFDIISLSPGFDLSGLFIKDVNCKSEARFTTQMPPSMVVAKLEEIAAIDSFKVKKKDGMVKLQGNKGGRKGLLAIDAEIFEVTPSFHMVEVKKRAGDTMEYKKFCDQELRPSLKGIVWDWQDITNKELPRN; translated from the coding sequence ATGGAGAAAAAAGGGACCATCttgatgcaaaaatatgagCTTGGGAGGTTGCTTGGTCAAGGGACCTTTGCAAAGGTATATCATGCAAGAAACATCAAGACAGGGCTCAGCGTCGCTGTCAAAATCATCGATAAAGAGAAGGTGATGAAGGTTGGTTTGATTGATCAAATCAAACGCGAAATTTCTGTCATGAGCCTGGTTAAACACTCCAATGTTGTCCAACTCTACGAGGTCATGGCTAGCAAGACTAAAATATATTTTGCCATGGAATTTGTCAAAGGTGGGGAGCTTTTCAATAAGGTGGCAAAAGGGAGACTCAAAGAAGATGCTGCAAGAAAATATTTCCAACAATTGATTGCTGCAGTTGATTTTTGCCACAGCAGAGGGGTGTACCACCGCGATCTCAAGCCAGAAAATCTCCTTCTTGACGAGAATGGAAATCTCAAAGTTTCAGACTTTGGATTGAGTGCATTGCATGAATCAAGAAGGCAAGATGGTCTCCTCCATACAACCTGTGGAACACCAGCCTATGTTGCCCCAGAGGTGATCAATAAGAAAGGGTATGACGGGGAAAAGGCCGATATTTGGTCGTGTGGAGTCATTCTTTTTGTTTTGCTCGCTGGTTATCTTCCATTTCATGATACAAATTTGATGGATATGTATAAGAAGATAAGCAGAGGAGAGTTCAAGTGCCCGCAATGGTTTCCCCCCGAGGTCAAGAAGCTCATGTCGCGAATTCTTGATCCAAATCCATGTACCAGAATGCCATTGTCTAAAATCATGGAAAATTCTTGGTTCAAAAAGGGATTCAAACAGATTGCAATTCCAATTCCTGATCTTGATGGCGCTGATTGGGAGGAGTTTGAATCACCACGTGGTGTTCTGGACATTCATGACGTATGTAAATCAGATTCAGAGGGAATTCATCAGCACAAGGAAGAAGTCATAACTAGGACAATGAAACCAACTTGTTTGAATGCATTCGACATCATATCTCTCTCACCTGGCTTCGATTTATCTGGCCTATTTATTAAAGATGTAAATTGCAAATCAGAAGCTCGATTCACCACGCAAATGCCACCATCAATGGTCGTGGCAAAGTTGGAGGAAATTGCAGCTATAGATAGTTTTAAGgtgaagaagaaagatggcaTGGTGAAATTGCAAGGCAACAAAGGCGGTCGAAAAGGGCTGCTTGCAATAGATGCAGAGATTTTTGAAGTCACTCCTTCATTTCACATGGTGGAGGTGAAGAAGAGGGCAGGAGACACAATGGAATACAAGAAATTCTGTGATCAAGAATTGAGGCCTTCACTCAAGGGCATTGTATGGGATTGGCAAGACATTACCAACAAAGAACTACCTCGGAATTAA
- the LOC113761144 gene encoding CBL-interacting serine/threonine-protein kinase 12-like, translating to MAAAAPAAPKAATSTSSRKKELQGLILGRYEIGKLLGHGTFAKVYHARNVKTNENVAIKIIDKERVLKIGLIAHIKREISILRRVRHPNIVQLFEVMATKSKIYFVMEYVKGGELFNKVAKGRLKEEVARKYFQQLISAVGFCHARGVYHRDLKPENILLDEDGNLKVSDFGLSAISEQIKQDGLFHTFCGTPAYVAPEVLARKGYDAAKVDIWSCGVILFVLMAGYLPFHDQNVMAMYKKIYKGEFRCPRWFSPELTRFLTRILDTNPETRITIAEIMENRWFKKGFKHIKFYIEDDKLCSVNDEVCEGGRGETLGEGDGFESDQSFSEPEPEVESRRRLATLPRPASLNAFDIISFSRGFDLSGLFEEGTDGARFVSGAPVPKIISKLEEIAKVVSFTVRKKDCRVNLEGSREGVKGPLTIAAEIFELTPSLRVVEVKKKGGDRVEYEDFCNRELKPGLQNLVHEGAPYALPSDTE from the coding sequence ATGGCTGCAGCAGCTCCGGCAGCACCAAAAGCAGCAACAAGTACCAGCTCCAGGAAGAAGGAGTTGCAAGGCTTGATATTAGGCCGGTACGAAATCGGGAAATTGTTAGGCCATGGGACCTTTGCTAAGGTTTATCATGCTAGAAATGTGAAGACAAATGAAAATGTAGCAATCAAGATTATTGATAAAGAAAGGGTGCTGAAAATTGGGCTGATAGCTCATATTAAAAGGGAGATCTCTATCTTGAGAAGAGTAAGGCATCCCAATATTGTTCAATTGTTTGAGGTGATGGCTACAAAGTCCAAGATCTATTTTGTGATGGAGTATGTTAAGGGTGGGGAGCTATTCAATAAGGTTGCAAAAGGGAGGCTTAAGGAAGAGGTAGCTAGAAAATATTTTCAGCAATTGATTTCTGCAGTTGGTTTTTGTCATGCTAGAGGTGTTTATCATAGAGATCTTAAACCTGAGAATATATTGTTGGATGAAGATGGTAATCTTAAGGTTTCTGATTTTGGGCTTAGTGCTATTTCCGAGCAGATTAAGCAAGACGGTCTTTTTCATACCTTTTGTGGTACTCCAGCTTATGTTGCACCTGAAGTTTTGGCAAGAAAAGGGTATGATGCTGCTAAAGTTGATATTTGGTCATGTGGGGTGATTTTGTTTGTGTTAATGGCAGGGTATTTACCATTTCATGATCAAAATGTTATGGCTATGTATAAGAAGATTTATAAGGGTGAATTCAGGTGTCCTAGATGGTTTTCTCCCGAATTGACTCGGTTTTTAACTCGAATCCTTGATACAAATCCCGAGACTCGGATTACGATTGCAGAGATAATGGAGAATAGGTGGTTTAAGAAGGGGTTTAAGCATATCAAGTTTTATATTGAGGATGATAAATTATGCAGTGTAAACGATGAAGTTTGTGAGGGTGGTCGGGGTGAGACACTGGGTGAGGGTGATGGGTTTGAGTCTGATCAGTCTTTCTCTGAGCCTGAACCTGAAGTTGAGAGCAGGAGGAGATTGGCTACTTTGCCTAGGCCAGCTAGTTTGAATGCATTTGATATTATTTCGTTTTCACGTGGTTTTGATTTGTCTGGTTTATTTGAGGAAGGAACTGATGGAGCAAGGTTCGTTTCAGGGGCTCCGGTACCAAAGATTATATCCAAGTTGGAAGAGATTGCCAAGGTTGTGAGTTTTACAGTAAGGAAGAAGGATTGTAGAGTAAATTTGGAGGGGTCAAGAGAGGGTGTAAAGGGTCCATTGACGATTGCAGCTGAGATATTTGAATTGACACCATCTTTGAGAGTTGTTGAGGTGAAGAAGAAAGGAGGAGACAGAGTAGAGTACGAGGACTTCTGTAATCGGGAATTAAAGCCTGGTTTGCAGAATCTAGTGCACGAAGGTGCCCCTTACGCTTTGCCTTCAGACACTGAATAG